One genomic segment of Panicum virgatum strain AP13 chromosome 2N, P.virgatum_v5, whole genome shotgun sequence includes these proteins:
- the LOC120660272 gene encoding uncharacterized protein LOC120660272 isoform X1: MQFDFEFVAVHYALLVDDADASFRVVGAQFWNGRVRAAIFSSRTGQWAPLPFLRAPEPWRMRGGMRAGRFAYWQSNTRLERYIYSEEIERSLVLDTTTMEWTLIQVPFSAKESYCVADMAEHGGLCLVASKDQVVQIWVRDNDGGWVIKKQISLLKQFVLLKRLRQVSKKKRKKKKKRLRQDEWMKRVRILAVRDGCVYMEFWSITKPNSYLLVLNWETMKLRVIANNTTDKYRGPAFPFFMTWAPPLLSPAEQQRLLLQVFLSG, encoded by the coding sequence GTTCGTCGCCGTGCACTACGCCCTCCTGGTCGACGACGCTGACGCTTCCTTCCGGGTGGTTGGCGCGCAGTTCTGGAACGGCCGCGTCAGGGCCGCCATCTTTTCTTCCCGAACGGGCCAGTGGGCACCGCTCCCATTCTTGCGCGCGCCCGAGCCCTGGAGAATGCGTGGTGGCATGCGCGCCGGCCGGTTCGCGTACTGGCAGTCCAACACCAGGTTGGAAAGGTACATCTATTCTGAAGAGATCGAGCGATCCTTGGTGCTCGACACGACTACCATGGAATGGACGCTCATCCAGGTGCCGTTCTCTGCCAAGGAGTCCTACTGTGTCGCGGACATGGCTGAGCATGGTGGGCTGTGCCTTGTGGCCAGCAAGGACCAGGTCGTGCAGATCTGGGTCCGTGACAACGATGGAGGATGGGTGATAAAAAAACAGATCTCATTGCTAAAGCAATTTGTGTTGTTGAAGAGGCTACGgcaagtttcaaaaaaaaaaagaaaaaaaaagaagaagaggctACGGCAGGATGAGTGGATGAAGAGGGTGCGGATCCTGGCAGTGAGGGATGGATGTGTCTACATGGAGTTCTGGTCGATAACAAAGCCCAATTCATATCTTCTTGTGCTCAACTGGGAGACCATGAAGCTGAGGGTGATTGCCAACAATACTACTGACAAATATCGAGGTCCTGCATTTCCTTTCTTCATGACATGGGCTCCACCATTGCTTAGCCCTGCGGAGCAACAAAGACTTCTCCTTCAAG
- the LOC120660272 gene encoding uncharacterized protein LOC120660272 isoform X2 has translation MQFDFEFVAVHYALLVDDADASFRVVGAQFWNGRVRAAIFSSRTGQWAPLPFLRAPEPWRMRGGMRAGRFAYWQSNTRLERYIYSEEIERSLVLDTTTMEWTLIQVPFSAKESYCVADMAEHGGLCLVASKDQVVQIWVRDNDGGWVIKKQISLLKQFVLLKRLRQVSKKKRKKKKKRLRQDEWMKRVRILAVRDGCVYMEFWSITKPNSYLLVLNWETMKLRVIANNTTDKYRGPAFPFFMTWAPPLLSPAEQQRLLLQG, from the coding sequence GTTCGTCGCCGTGCACTACGCCCTCCTGGTCGACGACGCTGACGCTTCCTTCCGGGTGGTTGGCGCGCAGTTCTGGAACGGCCGCGTCAGGGCCGCCATCTTTTCTTCCCGAACGGGCCAGTGGGCACCGCTCCCATTCTTGCGCGCGCCCGAGCCCTGGAGAATGCGTGGTGGCATGCGCGCCGGCCGGTTCGCGTACTGGCAGTCCAACACCAGGTTGGAAAGGTACATCTATTCTGAAGAGATCGAGCGATCCTTGGTGCTCGACACGACTACCATGGAATGGACGCTCATCCAGGTGCCGTTCTCTGCCAAGGAGTCCTACTGTGTCGCGGACATGGCTGAGCATGGTGGGCTGTGCCTTGTGGCCAGCAAGGACCAGGTCGTGCAGATCTGGGTCCGTGACAACGATGGAGGATGGGTGATAAAAAAACAGATCTCATTGCTAAAGCAATTTGTGTTGTTGAAGAGGCTACGgcaagtttcaaaaaaaaaaagaaaaaaaaagaagaagaggctACGGCAGGATGAGTGGATGAAGAGGGTGCGGATCCTGGCAGTGAGGGATGGATGTGTCTACATGGAGTTCTGGTCGATAACAAAGCCCAATTCATATCTTCTTGTGCTCAACTGGGAGACCATGAAGCTGAGGGTGATTGCCAACAATACTACTGACAAATATCGAGGTCCTGCATTTCCTTTCTTCATGACATGGGCTCCACCATTGCTTAGCCCTGCGGAGCAACAAAGACTTCTCCTTCAAG